The DNA segment GGCAGGCCCGCCTGCATCGCGCCGGCCAGTGGCACGGAGACCATCGACAGGCCGGGAATGAACTTCGCCACCGACAGGATGCGGATGCCGAAGCGTCCGTAGAATCGTTCGGTGCGCTTCATGCAGGTGTCGCGCGACAGCGACAACCGGCACAGCGACTGCAGCGTGCGGTTGCCGTAGCGGCGACCGGCGTAGAACCACACGCTGTCGCCGATCAGCGAGGCCAGCACCGACACCCCGAGCACGCCGACCAGCGGCAGCCACAGCGGATCGGCGTGCAGCGCCAGGCCGGCGCCGACCAGGATCAGCGTGGGCATCGCAGGCACGGGCAGGCCCAGCGACAACGCCAGCACGTTGGCGAACACCAGCAGCACGCCGTAGCGGTCGATCAGTTCCTGCATTGCGATCCCCGGTGAGTCCACGTCGCTTTCCGCGCCGTGGGTCGGCATGTTCGACCTCGTGCGCGTCATCGGCAAGGCGTGGCCCTGCAACGATCCGTTGCCGGGCAGGATCGCGCACGCCTGTACCACCCGCCCGCGCGCCGGCCCTGCTGCGCTGCATGATCCGGGGCCGCGTCGAGGTGCCGCCGAACGCGCCGGAAGGGGGGCATTCCGGCCAATGCAGGGGGCGTGCGCAGCCAAACCCGCGCCCCTCACGCCGGCTTAATCCCTCCGCCGGCGTACGGGTCGACCATCCGCCGCTGTACGGTCGCCGCCCCCACGCGTGCCGCACGCCAAGGCAGTCCATCCCGTTGAACGTCCACAGACTCTCGCCGGAGGATCCGATCATGGTTGCACCCGTACGACCCGCCCGCCTGCCCCTCATCCTGGCCACCGCCGGGCTCACCCTGATGGTGGCGGCGCCCTTGAAGGCCGAAGAAGGCGATTACAGCTTCTGGCAAACCCTGGTGAACCTGGTGTCGCCGCCCAAGGCCGACAACAAGGTCACCGCCGCGCAGCGCACCGGCAACTATCCGCTGCTGTCGAATCCGTCCGGCTTCAACGACGGCTTCCAGCCCGGCCGCTACGACGCGTGGCAAACCATCCAGTTGGCAGCATCGACCGGTGCGGTATGCGGCGACGGCTCGCCGTTCAAGTTCTTCGTCAACCGCGTGGCCGATACGCGCAACACCATCATCTACATGGAAGGCGGCGGCGCGTGCTGGGACTACGCCAGCTGCACGGGTCAGAGCGGCATCCGCGGCGCGCGCAATCCCAACGGCATTCCCGACGACTACATGAGCCTGCTGAATCCAGGTGCCAGCCTGGTCAGCCCGTTCGTCACCCGCGTCAGCCCGTTCGATGCGGTGAAGACGCAGGGTTGGAACATGGTCTACGTGCCCTACTGCACCGGCGACATCTACAGCGGCGACCGCGTGGCGGTGTACGCCGACCCCAGCGGCCAGGCCGCGCCGCTCGTGTGGCACCACAACGGCGCGCGCAACGTGCGCGCGGTAGCGAGTTGGCTGAAGGACAACCTGCCGCGGCCGACGCAGATGTTGTCCACCGGCTGCAGCGCCGGCGGCGCCGGCAGTCTGACCAGCTACCACCCGCTGCGTCGCGACCTCGCGCCCACGCGCAGCTTCCTGATCGACGATTCCGGCCCGATCTTCCCGACCCTGAAGAACGGCAATCCGGTGGATTACCCGTCGCAACCCTTGATGGCGCTGATCCGCAGCGCCTGGGGCCTGGACCAGCCGAACGGCCCGCTGCCCTACCTCGCCAGCGGCCTGCCGCAGTTCGACCTCAACGAACTCGGCAGCCTGTACCCGGCGCTCTCCAGCAAGTACGCGAACGACCGCCTCGGCCATACGCACTTCTGGAAGGACCTCAACTATTCCTCGTACTCGTACGAGCGCTTCTATCCCGACATCGCCAACGCGCCCGACCAGGCGACCAAGGAAGCGCGCATCCACGCACGCTGGAACACCGACACGGCACGCCTGCGCGACCGCCTGAACACGCTGAACAACTTCGGCGGCTATTTCCCGCAGTACCGCGCGCTCAACGAGAGCCACTGCACCACCATCGTCGACTTCAAGAATGTCGACGTGCAGGCGCAGAACCTGGAGCTGAAGCACTTCATCGACAGCGTGCTCGATGGCCAGGGCAAGGTGATCGATGCCAGCGAGCAGGACGACAAGGCGGACAAGGCCAAGCCGTTCAACCCGCTCTACTGGCTGATCGACCAACTGCTGGGTTAAGGGGACCGTCGTGGGCCGTCGCCCTGCGGCGGCCCACGCGACCCGGAGGAACGCATGAAACATCCGCTCGCTTGGGCCCTGGTTCTCGCCACCGCAGCCGGAGGCGCGCTGTGGTGGCAATCGCACGCCACGCGCTCACCGCCCTCGCCTGCCGTGGCGGATGCGACGCCATCCGCATCGCTGGCCGTAGCCGGCCTGCAGGCGACACCGCAGGCGAAGGAGCATCGGGAACGCGAGCGCTTCGAAGCTGACGCGAAGGATTTCTTCGCCCGCGCATCCTCCCTGCGCCCGGTGGAACGCAACGAACGGGCCGAGGCGTTGTCGCGCCAGATCGATCACTACGAAGGCCATGGAGGGCTATCCGCAGGCGAAGCCGTCCTGCTGCGCACCGCGCTGGTCAAGGCGACGGTGGAGGATCCCGCTCGACAGGTCGAAGAAGTCGCCGCGATCGCCGACCGCTACCGCACGCATGCCGACCAACGCATGGCGGCGTTCGCGGCCCAGCAGCGCAGCGATCCGCGCTTCCAGGCCTACAAGACGCGCGAGGCGCAGGTCGTCGCCGAGGTGATGGCGATGACGTCGGTGCCAGCCGGCCTCACCCGCGACCAGTACCTGCGCCAGCGACTGCAAGAGGAGCGCGAGCGGGCTTACGCGCCGTAGCGACCGCTCCTTTGTAGGAGCGACGTGAGTCGCGACCGCACGTCATCCTTCGCGACATGCCTGCGGCACGCCCAAAGCAACTTCCCCGTGCTGATATCGCGCGATCATGGGGCAATCGGAGAGGTTCGTTCGTGCGGTCGCGACTTACGTCGCTCCTACAGAAGGCGGAGTGCGCCTAGCGAATCTGCCATGGCCGTTCGCGGATGCGGTAGAGCACCAGATAGACGCCAGACACCCATGCGATGCCCGCGGCCCAGCCGCCGAGGATGTCGGATGGATAGTGCACGCCCAGGTAGATGCGCGACGCACCCACCGTCAACGCGAACAGCGCCGCCAGCGCCACGGCCAACCAACGCCAGCGGGTATGCCAGCACAGCAGCACGACCACCATCGCCAGCGTCGCCGACCCCATCGCATGCCCGCTGGGGAAACTGAAGGTGTGCTCGGGCGCGATGGATTCCCACAGGGTGGGCCGGTCGCGCTGGAAGAACTGCTTCGTCGCCAGGTTCAGCAGCGCCGATCCCGCGAACGAGGCACCGGCGAACGTGGCTTCGCGCCAGCGCCGCGCGACCAGCAGGCCGATCGTCAGCGCGATGTCGACCGGCACCACGCCCCACTGGTAGCCGATCGCCGACATGAAGACGAAGAAGCGGTCCAGCGCCGGCCCGGCAAGCGCGTGCGCGCGCCACAGCAGCGGATCGTCGAAATAGAAGACTTCCAGCTCGTGGACTTCGTCGGCGAGTTCGACGAACAGCCACAGCGGCGCCAGCAGGCACAGGAACAGCAGCACCAGGCGGCCGCCATGCTCGCGCAGCAGGCTGGCGATGAAGCGTCCGCCTTGCGCCAGCCTGTCAGCCGGTGACACGCGCGTACTTGGCCTCGACGTAATCGTCGATCAGCGCGACGAACTCGTGGGCGATGTTTTCGCCACGCAGGGTGATCTTCTTCTCGCCGTCGACGAACACCGGCGCAGCCGGCGCCTCGCCCGTGCCCGGCAACGAAATGCCGATGTTGGCGTGGCGCGATTCGCCGGGCCCGTTGACCACGCAGCCCATCACGGCCAGCGTCATGTTCTCGGCGCCCGGATGCGTGACCTTCCACTCCGGCATCTTGCCGCGCACATGCTCCTGCACGACCTTGGCCAGTTCCTGGAAAAACTCGGACGTGGTGCGGCCGCAACCGGGACACGCGGTGACCATGGGCGTGAAGGCACGCAGGCCGGTGGTCTGCAGCAGTTCCTGCGCGACGATCACTTCCTGCGTGCGCGACTGGCCGGGTTCCGGCGTCAGCGAAATGCGGATGGTGTCGCCGATGCCTTCCTGCAGCAGCACGGCCAGCGCGGCGCTCGACGCCACGATACCCTTGCTGCCGATGCCGGCTTCCGTCAGGCCCAGGTGCAGGGCGAAATCGGTGCGGGCCGCCATGTCGCGGTACACCGCGATCAGCTCCTGTACGCCGCTGACCTTGGCCGACAGCACGATGCGATCACGCGGCAGGCCGATCTCGACGGCGCGTTCGGCCGAATCCACCGCCGAGCGGATCAGCGCCTCGCGCAGTACGCGGCCGGCGTCCCACGGGATGTCGCGCGTGTGGTTCTCGTCCATCAGCTGCGCCGCGAGCGCCTGGTCCAGCGAGCCCCAGTTGGCGCCGATGCGGACCGGCTTGCCGTAGCGGATCGCGAATTCGATCAGCTGGGCGAACTGGGTGTCCTTCTTCTTGCCGAAGCCGACATTGCCCGGATTGATGCGGTACTTGGCCAGTGCTTCCGCACAGGCCGGCTCGCCCGCCAGCAGCTGGTGGCCGTTGTAGTGGAAGTCGCCGATCAGGGGCACCGTGATGCCCATCATCTCGAGCTTCTCGCGGATGCGCGGGATGGCGGCGGCGGACTCGGGATTGTTGACGGTCAACCGGACCATCTCCGAGCCGGCGCGCCAGAGTTCGGCGACCTGCTTCACGCTGCCGGCGATGTCGGCCGTGTCGGTGTTGGTCATCGACTGCACCACCACCGGGCGGCCACCGCCGACGACGGCGTTGCCGATCTGGACGGCCTGGGTGATGCGGCGCGGCCAGGGCGCGGCGTCGGTGGGGGGCGTGGGGCGGGTGACGGCGTCGTGCATGCCGCCATTGTAGCGTGGGCACCCCACCGGCCTGCGACGTCATGCCGCAGGCCACGTGCGCGAGCTTGCTCTAGCATGTACCGATGCCGAATACCCTGCTGACCACCACGCCGTCGTTCCTGCGCACCCTGTGCAACCTGCGCTGGGTGGCGATCGTGGGCCAGGCGGTGACGGTGCTCGTGGCATTGGGGCCGTTGGGCATCGCCCTGCCGCGCTGGCCGCTGTGGGGCGGCATCGCAGCCCTGGCGCTGTTCAACGTCTATGCCACCTGGCGCAGCTACCGACCCGGCGAAGAAACGCCCGCCGAGGCCTTCGCCCACATGCTGGTGGACGTCGCGGTGCTGTCCTGGCTGGTGGCCTGGAGCGGTGGCATCGGCAATCCGTTCAGCTCGATGTTCCTGCTGCTGATCGCGGTCTCCGCGCTGGCCCTGCCGCTGCGCTGGGTGTTGGCCACCGGCGTGGCCTGTCTGCTGGGCTACATCCTGACCGCGGTCTTCGGCCGGCCGCTGCCGCACCTGCACGGCAACAACTTCAACGTGCACCTGTGGGGTATGGCGGTGAATTTCGTGCTTTCCGCCGGCGTGGTGTTGTACTTCTCCACGCGCCTGGTCGCCGCGCTGCGCCTGCGCGAACAGGAACTCGCGCGCCTGCGCGAGCGCTTCGCGCGCAACGAGGGCATCGTCGCGCTCGCCACGCACGCCGCCGCCGTCGCGCACGAGCTCAACACGCCGTTGGCGACGATGACGCTGCTGACCGAAGACATCCGCGAACACGCGAGCGAACCCGACATCCGCGAGGACGCCGGCACGATGCGCCAGCTGATCGACCTGTGCCGCGACCGCGTGCGGGCACTCGCCGCCTCGGCCGACATGGGCGTGCACCAGCGCGTGGACCTGGACGACGTGGTGCAGCGTTGGCAACTGATCCGCCCGACGGTGGAACTGCAGCGCACCGGCGCCTTGCCACCCTGGCTGGCGACCGATGCCTCCACCGGCCACCTGCTGCAGGCGCTGTTGAACAATGCCGCCGACGCCAGCCGCCAGGCCGGTTCGCAACGGGTAGACCTGGATCTGCGCTGCGAAGGCGACGAGCTGGTCGGCACCGTGCGCGATTACGGCAATGGCTTCCATGAAGCGCTGCCGTTCCAGGCCGAGCAACTCTTCCGCACCAGCAAGCCCGAAGGCATGGGCGTGGGCCTGGCCCTGTCGCATGCCACGATCGAGCGGCTGGGCGGGCGCATGACCATGCGCGCCGTACCGCCCAAGGGCGTGCAGGTGCAATTCCGCCTGCCGGTGGCAGGCCACGACGAAACACCCTGACGCGAGGTTCCGGATGAAAGGCCTGCTGGTCGACGACGACGAACTCTATGCCCGCACGCTGCAGCGCAGCCTGGCGCGCAAGGGCATCGAGACCCAGATCGCGCTGGATGCGCCGAGCGCGCTGGCGCGGGCGCGCGAATTCCAGCCGGATTTCGCCCTGGTTGACCTGAAGCTCGGCAGCGATTCCGGCCTGGCCCTGATCGAACCGCTGCGCGGCATCCGCGCCGACATGCAGATCCTGCTGGTCACCGGCTACGCCAGCGTGGCCACCGCCGTGGAATCGATCAAGCGCGGTGCCGACGACTATCTGCCCAAGCCTGCCACGGTGCCGACCATCCTGCGTGCGCTGGGACTGGAAGCGCCCACCACATCGCTGGACGATGCCGACGCGGCCGAAGACACGATGACGCCGCTCAGCCGGCTGGAGTGGGAGCACATCCAGCAGGCGCTCGCCGAAACCGAAGGCAACATCTCCGCCGCCGCGCGCCTGCTGGGCATGCACCGCCGCTCACTGCAGCGCAAGCTGGCCAAGCGGCCGGGCCCCGAGCGCCGCTGGATCGACGAGTAACCGTCAGCCGGGCGGATCGCGGTCCGGATCCGAGGCGAGGCCTGCGCCAAGGCCCATGCCGGCGCCGGCACCCATGCCTGCGCCCACGCCGCCCGCACCGCTACCGGCGCGCGTCCCGCCGGCCTGGCGATCCTCGCCTTTGCCGCCCTCGCCCTTGCCCTTGGTGGCCACCGGTCGCGCCGGCCCCTGCCGGGGAATGGCGAGGCCGGTGGGAACGGGCTCAAGGTCGAGCACGCTGCGGATGAAGTCGCGCAGCGAGACCACCAGCGCATGCGTGTGGATGGGCTTTCCGGCGGCAAGGTCGGTGGCGGCCTGCGCCGCCAGACGCACCTGTTCGTCGGTGCCCAACAGGATGATGTCCGACAAGGCCGCTTCGACCGCATCGCGGATGCGACGGCCACGATCGCTCCCGGTGTCGTCCTCACCGCCCTCATCGCGCAGGCGTTGGCGCAGTTCGCGCAGGTGGGTGGGATCGACTTCCAGGTCACCGGTGAACGAGCCGCCCAGCGTCTTGTAGGCGGCGATCAGCGTGCGAAGACGCTCGTTGATCTGGCGGTTCTCGCGCGCACGCCGTTCCTGCACCGTCTGCATGACCAGCAGGCGGATGCCGACGCCGATCAGCGTGATCAACGCCAATCCCGCCAGCGTGGTGAGCAGGCCCTGCCACGAACTGAAATCCAGACCGCGCATGGATGTCTCCTCCGGAATGCCTACGGCAGCTTAGCGGACGCGTCAGCGCGCAAAGGCGACGCGCGCGCCGCGCAGGTGCGGCGCCGCGTCCGCCACATCGGTCCACACCAGC comes from the Pseudoxanthomonas sp. YR558 genome and includes:
- a CDS encoding pectin acetylesterase-family hydrolase; this translates as MVAPVRPARLPLILATAGLTLMVAAPLKAEEGDYSFWQTLVNLVSPPKADNKVTAAQRTGNYPLLSNPSGFNDGFQPGRYDAWQTIQLAASTGAVCGDGSPFKFFVNRVADTRNTIIYMEGGGACWDYASCTGQSGIRGARNPNGIPDDYMSLLNPGASLVSPFVTRVSPFDAVKTQGWNMVYVPYCTGDIYSGDRVAVYADPSGQAAPLVWHHNGARNVRAVASWLKDNLPRPTQMLSTGCSAGGAGSLTSYHPLRRDLAPTRSFLIDDSGPIFPTLKNGNPVDYPSQPLMALIRSAWGLDQPNGPLPYLASGLPQFDLNELGSLYPALSSKYANDRLGHTHFWKDLNYSSYSYERFYPDIANAPDQATKEARIHARWNTDTARLRDRLNTLNNFGGYFPQYRALNESHCTTIVDFKNVDVQAQNLELKHFIDSVLDGQGKVIDASEQDDKADKAKPFNPLYWLIDQLLG
- a CDS encoding phosphatase PAP2 family protein; amino-acid sequence: MAQGGRFIASLLREHGGRLVLLFLCLLAPLWLFVELADEVHELEVFYFDDPLLWRAHALAGPALDRFFVFMSAIGYQWGVVPVDIALTIGLLVARRWREATFAGASFAGSALLNLATKQFFQRDRPTLWESIAPEHTFSFPSGHAMGSATLAMVVVLLCWHTRWRWLAVALAALFALTVGASRIYLGVHYPSDILGGWAAGIAWVSGVYLVLYRIRERPWQIR
- the ispG gene encoding flavodoxin-dependent (E)-4-hydroxy-3-methylbut-2-enyl-diphosphate synthase — its product is MHDAVTRPTPPTDAAPWPRRITQAVQIGNAVVGGGRPVVVQSMTNTDTADIAGSVKQVAELWRAGSEMVRLTVNNPESAAAIPRIREKLEMMGITVPLIGDFHYNGHQLLAGEPACAEALAKYRINPGNVGFGKKKDTQFAQLIEFAIRYGKPVRIGANWGSLDQALAAQLMDENHTRDIPWDAGRVLREALIRSAVDSAERAVEIGLPRDRIVLSAKVSGVQELIAVYRDMAARTDFALHLGLTEAGIGSKGIVASSAALAVLLQEGIGDTIRISLTPEPGQSRTQEVIVAQELLQTTGLRAFTPMVTACPGCGRTTSEFFQELAKVVQEHVRGKMPEWKVTHPGAENMTLAVMGCVVNGPGESRHANIGISLPGTGEAPAAPVFVDGEKKITLRGENIAHEFVALIDDYVEAKYARVTG
- a CDS encoding ATP-binding protein codes for the protein MLTTTPSFLRTLCNLRWVAIVGQAVTVLVALGPLGIALPRWPLWGGIAALALFNVYATWRSYRPGEETPAEAFAHMLVDVAVLSWLVAWSGGIGNPFSSMFLLLIAVSALALPLRWVLATGVACLLGYILTAVFGRPLPHLHGNNFNVHLWGMAVNFVLSAGVVLYFSTRLVAALRLREQELARLRERFARNEGIVALATHAAAVAHELNTPLATMTLLTEDIREHASEPDIREDAGTMRQLIDLCRDRVRALAASADMGVHQRVDLDDVVQRWQLIRPTVELQRTGALPPWLATDASTGHLLQALLNNAADASRQAGSQRVDLDLRCEGDELVGTVRDYGNGFHEALPFQAEQLFRTSKPEGMGVGLALSHATIERLGGRMTMRAVPPKGVQVQFRLPVAGHDETP
- a CDS encoding response regulator transcription factor translates to MKGLLVDDDELYARTLQRSLARKGIETQIALDAPSALARAREFQPDFALVDLKLGSDSGLALIEPLRGIRADMQILLVTGYASVATAVESIKRGADDYLPKPATVPTILRALGLEAPTTSLDDADAAEDTMTPLSRLEWEHIQQALAETEGNISAAARLLGMHRRSLQRKLAKRPGPERRWIDE